The stretch of DNA GGCGGCCTACGCGTCCGTGAAGAACGGCAGCGGCTGGAAGGTCCGCTTCCTGGTGCTGGAAGGCGGCCACACCGCCAGCTACAACCTGGTCCTGGAGAAGGGCGTCCCGCTGCTGGGACGGCTCTGGTACCTCATCAAGGGCCCGGACCTCGCCGACGCCGGCCACCTCAAAGCGGCGTTGGAGTCCTGTGCCGCCCTGGTCAGGGAGCGCAAGCTCAACGTGTTCACCATCAAGATCGAGCCGGACATCGTGGATTCCGATGCCGCCCGTGCCACGCTGGCTGCGGCCGGCCTCGCCAAGGCCCCCAACATCCAGTCCAACGACTCCACGGCGTTACTGGACATCTCCGGCACTGACGAGGAAGTCCTCAAGGCCATCTCCTCCCGCGCCCGCAACGCCGTCCGGCGCGCCGAACGCGAAGGCTGCGAGGTAGTGCGCCGGGAACCGGGGCCCGAAACCTACCGTGCCCTCTACGACCTCATGGCCGACACCGTCAAGGCCAAGGGATCCATGCCCTTGCGCAGCTACGAGTACTACGCGCAGTTCTGGGACGAATTCTGCAACCGCGGCCAGGGCAACTTCTTCTTCGCCTACGAGGACGGAAAGCCCAGCGTCGGCGCGTTCGTCATCAACTACGGTGCCAAGGCAACCTACAAGGACGGCGGCTCCACGCAGAACCGCAAACAGTACGGCGACTCTCACCTGGTCCAGTGGTCCGCCATCCGGAGGATGCAAGAACTGGGCTGCACCGAATATGACTTCTGCGGCACGCCACCGGCATCCCGGATCAAGGACAAAAGCCACAACCTGTATGGCATGGGGATGTTCAAGACCAGCTTCACCAAGACTGTCACCGACTTCGTGGGGTGCCACGACTACGTTCTTTCACCCCTCCGGCACCAGCTGTGGGTCAAGGGCGGTGAGCGGGTATTCCGCCGCATTGAGACGGCGCGCACCGGCCAGCAGTTCTACTGACCACCACCCGCCGGTCCGCTGCCCGGTCACCCCACCGCACGGAAGACGACGCTCCCGCCCCAGCACCTGCCAGGCAGGCCCGCGACAAGTTCCAGAGAAGGTAATCCCTTGAACCAGGTTTCCACTACCACCGCTCCCGAATACACGGTCCTCAGTGACGACGAGTTTGAGGCCTTCGCCCTCAAGCACCCACAAAACAGCTTCCTGCAGTCGGCCGACTTCACCCGCTTCCAGCGGGCCCGCGGACAGCAGGTGGAGCTGTTCGGCATCCGCCGCAACGGAGAACTTGTTGCCGCCGGGAAACTGAACTTCACCACCACGCGCCTCGGGTACACGGTGTGCGACTGCGCCAAGGGACCCCTGATGGACTACACGGACCCTGCCCTGGTGCGTGACGTCGTCGTACTTCTCCGCAAGCGCGCGGCCGAGCGCAAGGCGGCCGAACTGCGCATCTCGCCGAACCTGAAGTACATTGCCCGCGACGAGGACGGGGCCGAGCACCCGGAAACCGTGGACAACCGGCCGCTGGTGGCGCGGCTGGGCGGCCTGGGATTCCGGCACCAGGGCCTGGAGATGAACTTCGTGAACGTCAACTGGATGTTCGTCAAGGACCTCCAGGGCATCGCGGACCCCGAAGAGCTGATCATGGGCACCAGCTACCGCACCCGCAAAGCCATCCGCAAGGCCGAAAAGAACGGTGTGTTCCTGGAACAGGCCACGCTGGAAACCCTGGACGACTTCTACGGCGCGCTGAGCCGGGCCGGGGACGAGAAGGGCTTCGTCTACCGGGAACGGGAGTACTACGAGAACCTGCTCCGCACCACGTCGCCGGAATTCACCAAGCTCATGATGGCCAAGATCGACATCCCGGCCTACCGCAAGTCCATCACCGAACGGCTGGACGCCGAATCGGCCACAGCTGCGGAGCTTCGGCGCGAGGTCGAGGAGACGGGCAGCAAGAAGAAAGCCAACCGGCTCAAAGTGGTCCAGGACCTGGTGGACAGCTATGAGCGCAGCCTCAAGGACATCGAACGCTTCCCGGACTCCGTGGGCGTGGCCACCGTGGCCGCTATCCACTTCGTCTGCTACGGCGACGAAGTGGTGTGCGTCATCGGCGGCACCGTGCAGGACTACATCTACTTCAACGGCGCCACTTCCCTGTACTGGGGCATGATGCTGCACGCCCTCGAAAAGGGCTACCCGAGGTACAACTTCTATGGAACCTTCGGTATCTCCGGACAGGACCAGGAAGGCCACGGAGGCTACGAATTCAAGAAGGGCTTCGGCGGTGAAGTGGTCCAACTCGTGGGCGACTTCGTGATGCCCGTCCGCGCCGCCGCCTTCCACGCCAACAGGCTGGCCAGGTCCGCCGCCGGCGCTGCCCGCACCCTGCTGGGCAAGCTTCCCGTCAAGCGCACCTGACCCACATATCCGAACCAGCGCACCACACCAGCGCACCAGGGAGGAGGAGATCATGGCCGACCGGCGCGATCATCCCAAAGCTCAACCAACCGGCGCCAAGGACCGCCCGCCCACGGGGCCGGGCCGGCCACTGCCCCGCACCGAAGCCCTGCCCAAAACCGAACCGCTGACGGCTGCCCAGGTCCGCCAGAACGCAGCGGCGAAAAAGATGCTGCGCCGCCTCGTCCAGGGTGAGAATCCTCCCACCGCGCCGATGAGCATCGTGGACAGGCTGACCGGCAGCCCGTACGCCAACCCCACCATCCAGGTCGGCGGCGTGGACGCGTCCGCCCGCAAGACCCTGGACTTTGTCCTCCACCTCGCTGAAACCATGTTCCGCTACGGCGCCGGCGCCCTCGAGGTGGAGACCAGCATCATCGCCGTCACGGCCGCGCTGGGGTTGAAGTACGTCGAGGTGGACATCACCAACCAGTCCGTGGGCATCAACTACGCCCCCAAGGACCAGCCGCCCATCGCACTGCTGCGCGTGGTCCGGTCGTGGACCAACAACTACGCCGGCCTGGCCAGGGTGCACCAGCTCGTCACCGACATCGTGGCCGGGGGAGTGGGCCGTGACGAGGCCATCAGGCGGCTCAACGAAATCATCACCAGCCCCAAGCCCTTTCCGCGCTGGATGGTTACCTCGGCCTTCGGTGTCTTCGCGGCCGTATTCGTCGGCGTGCTCGGCGGCGGGCCGGTATCGTCCGCGATCGCCTTCGCAGCGAACATCGGCATCAGCCTCCTGGCCCGCCAGCTGGGACGCTGGCGCGTTCCTGACTTCTTCATCACAGCGAGCTGTTCCTTCGTGGTGACCCAGCTGGCGCTGCTGCTCTGGCAGTTCGGCCTCACCAAGTCACCGGCCATCGTGGTGGTGGGCGGCATCCTCCTGCTGCTGCCCACGGGCCGCCTGGTCTCCTCGGTGCAGGATGCCATCAACGGCTTCCCCGTCACGGCGGCCGGCCGGTTCCTCTCAACGCTCCTGACGTTCGGCGCCATAGTGGCGGGCATCGCCGTCGCCTTCGTCGTGGGTGAGCTGACCGGGGCGCAGCGGATCGATGTCACCGAAACCTTCCCGCCCGCCTACGACCTGTGGGTCCTCATCATCTTCGTGGCGGTGGCCGTCATGGCCATCGGCGTCACCGAGCAAACCAGCTGGCAGCTGCTGCTGCCCACTGCGGCTGTGGGAGTGATCGGCTACCTGGTACTGCTGGGCGGTGGCCTGCTGGGCATCGGCGACCGGTTCGCGCCCGCCCTGGCGGCCGTGGTGATCGGCCTGCTGGCCCGGGTGCTGGCCCTGCGCATGGGCGCCCCGCAGCTGGTGGTGGCAGTGCCCGCAGCGCTGATCCTGCTGCCGGGCCTGACGATCTTCCGCTCCATGTACGTGCTCACCATCGAGGAATCGGAAATCCTGCTCGGTGCCGGCGGGATGCTCAGCGCCGGGGCCATCGTGCTGGGCACTGCGGGCGGCATCGTCCTCGGCGACACCCTGGCCCGTCCGTTCACCCGCAGCCTGGCCAGCAACGAACGCCGGCGCGCGCGGCGCCGCTAGGCTCCGGAAGGTCCAAAAAACGCGCCCCGGGCTCCTGCCCGGGGCGCGCTTTTGTTTCTCGGTTCGGCCCTAATTCTGCTGCTAGATCTTACCTACGGGGAGCTTCTTCTCCGCCTGGAAGACATCCTCGACCCGGCCCTGGGCCCAGTAGCCGGACAGCGACACCTGGCTGCGCTCAAGTCCGCGCTGGGTGAAGAAGACATCCCGCAGCGCCTTCATGTAGCCGCGCTCTCCATGGGCAAAGACGTCCACTGTCCCGGAAGGCCACTCGGCGCCGGCCACGGCGTCCACCAGCAAGCGGCTGGCACCTGCCGGTTCCCCGTTGCGGGCCAGCCACTCGACCCGCACGCCGGCCGGCGCGGAAAGGGGCTGGATGTCGGCCTGGGTATCCACTTCAAGGAACGCCAGCCCCGTGGCGTCCGCAGGCAGGGCTTCCAGGCTCGCGGCGATAGCCGGCAACGCGGCCTCGTCACCGGCGAACAGGTACCAGTCGGCGGCCGGGTTGGGGTTGTAGGCGCCTCCGGGGCCGGTGAAGGTCAGCGTGTCGCCGGGTTCCGCTGCAGCCGCCCACGGCCCGGCGAGCCCCTCATCACCGTGGACCACGAAGTCGATGGAAAGCTCGCGC from Pseudarthrobacter chlorophenolicus A6 encodes:
- a CDS encoding siderophore-interacting protein, whose amino-acid sequence is MSTVPAAAGAPKKSRPQVTLTVLRRESLSPHMVRIVAGGDGFADFVNNSFADRYVKIIFPQPGVEYPAPLDLATIRETMPREQWPTTRTYTIRRVDPEARELSIDFVVHGDEGLAGPWAAAAEPGDTLTFTGPGGAYNPNPAADWYLFAGDEAALPAIAASLEALPADATGLAFLEVDTQADIQPLSAPAGVRVEWLARNGEPAGASRLLVDAVAGAEWPSGTVDVFAHGERGYMKALRDVFFTQRGLERSQVSLSGYWAQGRVEDVFQAEKKLPVGKI
- a CDS encoding lipid II:glycine glycyltransferase FemX, whose protein sequence is MPEFTARFATAEEIENWDKHVTANPNGGNMLQSAAYASVKNGSGWKVRFLVLEGGHTASYNLVLEKGVPLLGRLWYLIKGPDLADAGHLKAALESCAALVRERKLNVFTIKIEPDIVDSDAARATLAAAGLAKAPNIQSNDSTALLDISGTDEEVLKAISSRARNAVRRAEREGCEVVRREPGPETYRALYDLMADTVKAKGSMPLRSYEYYAQFWDEFCNRGQGNFFFAYEDGKPSVGAFVINYGAKATYKDGGSTQNRKQYGDSHLVQWSAIRRMQELGCTEYDFCGTPPASRIKDKSHNLYGMGMFKTSFTKTVTDFVGCHDYVLSPLRHQLWVKGGERVFRRIETARTGQQFY
- a CDS encoding peptidoglycan bridge formation glycyltransferase FemA/FemB family protein, yielding MNQVSTTTAPEYTVLSDDEFEAFALKHPQNSFLQSADFTRFQRARGQQVELFGIRRNGELVAAGKLNFTTTRLGYTVCDCAKGPLMDYTDPALVRDVVVLLRKRAAERKAAELRISPNLKYIARDEDGAEHPETVDNRPLVARLGGLGFRHQGLEMNFVNVNWMFVKDLQGIADPEELIMGTSYRTRKAIRKAEKNGVFLEQATLETLDDFYGALSRAGDEKGFVYREREYYENLLRTTSPEFTKLMMAKIDIPAYRKSITERLDAESATAAELRREVEETGSKKKANRLKVVQDLVDSYERSLKDIERFPDSVGVATVAAIHFVCYGDEVVCVIGGTVQDYIYFNGATSLYWGMMLHALEKGYPRYNFYGTFGISGQDQEGHGGYEFKKGFGGEVVQLVGDFVMPVRAAAFHANRLARSAAGAARTLLGKLPVKRT
- a CDS encoding threonine/serine exporter family protein; this encodes MADRRDHPKAQPTGAKDRPPTGPGRPLPRTEALPKTEPLTAAQVRQNAAAKKMLRRLVQGENPPTAPMSIVDRLTGSPYANPTIQVGGVDASARKTLDFVLHLAETMFRYGAGALEVETSIIAVTAALGLKYVEVDITNQSVGINYAPKDQPPIALLRVVRSWTNNYAGLARVHQLVTDIVAGGVGRDEAIRRLNEIITSPKPFPRWMVTSAFGVFAAVFVGVLGGGPVSSAIAFAANIGISLLARQLGRWRVPDFFITASCSFVVTQLALLLWQFGLTKSPAIVVVGGILLLLPTGRLVSSVQDAINGFPVTAAGRFLSTLLTFGAIVAGIAVAFVVGELTGAQRIDVTETFPPAYDLWVLIIFVAVAVMAIGVTEQTSWQLLLPTAAVGVIGYLVLLGGGLLGIGDRFAPALAAVVIGLLARVLALRMGAPQLVVAVPAALILLPGLTIFRSMYVLTIEESEILLGAGGMLSAGAIVLGTAGGIVLGDTLARPFTRSLASNERRRARRR